From the genome of Adhaeribacter pallidiroseus:
AAATCGGGTGAGATTATTACGGATTTTAATCTGCTTTTAAGTATTAATCTATAGTATATTCTCATGAATAATATTGGATTAGCTATGGGAATATTTTAATAGTTTAGTAAATTAGCCGATAAACTTAATCCGTAATCTAATGGCCCAGTATAAATTACAAGTAAATGGCCGGAGCTACCAGGCCGACGTAGAGCCGGACACCCCACTTTTGTGGGTTTTACGCGACCACCTGGGGTTGGTCGGCACCAAGTATGGTTGCGGTATTGCCCAATGCGGCGCTTGTACCGTGCACGTAAACGGCGAGGCTACTCGTTCCTGCGTTTACCCGGTTTCGGCCTTGGGTAAATCAAAAGTGGTTACTATCGAAGGTTTATCACCCAAAGGAGATCATCCGGTACAACAAGCCTGGAACGAAGTGGACGTTTCGCAGTGCGGTTATTGCCAGGCTGGCCAGATTATGACGGCCGCAGCTTTGCTCAAGAAAAATCCAAAACCTACTTCCGCCGAAATTGATGCCGGCATGACGGGTAATATTTGCCGTTGCGGCACTTACCACCGAATCAAAGAAGCTGTTCAATTAGCCGCTACTAAAACCAAATAGCTATGTCAACGCAAGTACAAAATAGCCGGCGCAATTTTTTAAAAATTTCCGCTGCAGCCGGCGGCGGGTTATTTCTGGGTTTTAATTGGTTCCGCACCGAAGCCGCTACTACAGCGGTAATGGATGAAGCCGCGATAGCAGCGGGTAATATTGAATTTAACAGTTACCTCAAAATAGCCACGGATGGCCTGATTACCATTTATTCTCCCAACCCGGAACTAGGGCAGAATATTAAAACTTCTTTCCCGATGATTGTGGCCGAAGAACTGGACGCGGATTGGGCTAAAGTTAAAGTAGAACAAGCTAAATTAGATAAAAAATACGAACGCCAGTTAACCGGCGGTAGCGGGGCGGTGCCGCATTCCTGGCAACGGTTGCGTAAAGCTGGAGCTACCGCGCGCCAAATGCTAATGGAGGCGGCTGCCAAGCGCTGGAACGTTCCGGTAACGGAGCTTAGTACAGACAAAGGAGTAGTATGGCATAAAACCAGTAACCGCAAGCTAACTTACGGCGAACTGGCTACCGAAGCCTCCCAAATTCCGGTACCTGCCGAAGTAAAATTAAAAGACCGCAAAGATTTTAAGTTAATCGGTAAACCCATTAAAAACGTGGAACACCACTCCATTGTAACGGGTAAACCACTTTTTGGCTTGGATTTCTATCGCGAAGGAATGTTGTTTGCCATGGTGCAACGGCCCGCCTTCGGTATGAAATTAAAAGCAGTAGATTCGGCAGCCGCTAAAGCTATGCCGGGCATAGTGGATGTAGTTACGTTTAAGAACAGCGTAGCGGTAGTGGGTAAATCTACCTGGCAGGTTAAAAAAGCCCGCGAAGCTTTGAAAATTGAATACGAAAAAGAAGGCAACATCGAAAGCACCGCCGACCATGACCGGATTATGCAGGAGTTACTGAATAAACCGGAGGCTACCGAGCGGCGCAAGGATGGCGATGTGGAATCGGCATTTAAAAACGCGGCAAAAGTAATTAAAAGCGAATACCAGTGTCCTTTTCTGTCGCATAGTCCCATGGAGCCGATGAACTTTTTTGCCCACGTTCGGCCGGACGGGGTAGAATTAGTAGGGCCTACCCAAACGCCGGATTTAGCGCGCAACGAAACGGCTAAGTTATTGAACATTCCGCCGGAAAAAGTAACGGTAGAAATTACCCGTTTAGGTGGTGGTTTTGGGCGCCGGTTAAAAGCCGATTATGTGTTAGAGGCAGTAGAAGTTTCTAACCTGGTAAAAGCGCCGGTTAAAGTAATCTGGACCCGCGAAGACGATATGACAGGTGGATCTTACCGACCAGCCGTTCGGTACCGTTTTGAAGCAGCTTTAGATGCTCAGAATAATTTAATTGGCTATAAGTTACGGGGGGCCAGTATTAATGCGGGTAACTCTACCCGGGAACATAATTTCCCTTCTGGAGCTGTCGATAATTTATTAATAGATTCCGTAGAACACCAGTCGCCGATTACCACCGGTCCTTGGCGCGCACCTATTACTAATTTCCTGGCCTTTGCCGAACAATCTTTTATGGACGAAGTGGCCCAGGCAGCTGGTAAAGATCCGGTACAATTCCGTTTGGATTTACTGGACAAAGCTAAAGCCAAACCCGTAGGTGAAATCAAATACGACATCGACCGCATGAAAGGCGTTATACAACTAGCCGCTGAAAAAGCACAATGGGGCAAAAAGAAAGGTGTATTCCAGGGCTTCAGTGTTTATTTCTCACACGCTTCTTACGTAGCGCAAGTAGGCGAAGTAGTGGTGCAAAAAGGCAAACCCGTCCTGAAGAAAATCTACGCCGCTGCCGATTGTGGAATAGTCGTTAATTTAAGCGGGGCCCGTCAGCAAATGATGGGCGGTATTGTAGATGGTATTGGCCACGCCATGTACGGCAATTTAACGTTTAAAGACGGATTACCTACGCAAAAGAACTTTGATACCTACCGTTTAATTCGCTTAAAAGAAATACCGGAAATCGACGTTAATTTTGTTGATAACGGCATTGACCCCACCGGATTAGGTGAGCCTGCTTTGCCTCCCACCGGTGGCGCGGTTGCCAATGCCTTATTTAAAGCTACCGGTAAGCGGTTAAAAAATCAACCATTTGCCGAACAGCAAGAGCTAAAAGATGTAATATAAAATTTTTAAATTTTTAAAAAGCCCGGAGAGAACTTGTTCTCTCCGGGCTTTTTTGTGCCTTTTGTACTATACAAAATAATGTACATTAGATTATATAACATATTTGCCTCACCTCTACTCAGTAGAAAGTGAAAGCGCTTGCACTAAAACTAGGTGAATCAAAAAGGCTTTAAAGAGTTACCTTAATTAAGTACCTGATAGGAAATCCGGAATGATAAACTTGGAATCATTAAGGTTTGTTTCTATAGAAATTTTGCTAAAATTTTATTATAAATTAACCAAAAAAAGATTGGAAATTTAAGTTAAGTTGTTGATTATAAATAACTTTAATTAATACCGAAAAGTTGAAATCCTGAATTATAAGGCAAGGATAGTTGTTAAGATAATAACCAGGTAAAATGGTCAATTCAGGTTAGTGACCTGGTGTCTTTCATACACGTAACTTACTTATAAATTCTAATATGCCAGAAGTTCAGGAAGAAGTAAATGTTAAATCAGTTGTTCGTAAGTCTAAATTATGGATGCCAAAGCGTGTTATTATTACGCCGGCGGCTTTGCAAGAGCCTTGGGGGCAACAGATGTACGAGCGGGTGAAGTCTTTAGGCTTACCGGTAGAAGAGTTAAAACAAAATCGCTTAACTGGTTTACGCGGCGAAGACGAGCGGGAAACGTACCGGAAAGCTAAAAATACTTTGGCTATTGTTACGGCACCAGCCAGTGCTTTTAAACTGCAACCCATTCCGCCTTCCGCCGATTACCAATTTCATCTGGCCGAAGGATGTCCGGCGCATTGCCAGTATTGTTATTTAGCCGGTAGCTTACAAGGTCCCCCGGTTATCCGGGCTTTCGCCAACTTACCAGCTATTCTCGAAAATTTAAAAAATTACCGCAAACCGGGCCAGGTTACTACCTTCGAGGCGAGTTGTTATACTGATCCGTTGGGTATTGAGCACGTTACAGGCAGTTTGTCCGAAACTATTCGTTTTTTTGGTGAGCAGGAAAACATGCACTTGCGCTGGGTTTCTAAATTCGACCAGGTAGATGGCTTGTTGCCACTAGCGCATAACGGCAACACGCACCCGCGACTCAGTTTGAATACAGATTTTGTAGCGGCGCGCATGGAAGGGGGCACTGCTTCTGTGGATGCTCGAATAGCCGCCATCCGTAAGTTAGCCATGCCCAAAGTGCTGGGTGGCGGGGGGTATAAAGTTGGTATTGTATTGGCGCCTATTATGCCTTTACCCGATTGGCAAGATCAGTACACCTATTTACTCGATCGCCTAGAACAAGCCTTAAACTTTTCTTGCGAAGTTACTTTTGAGTTGATTACCCACCGGTTTACGCCCGGCTCCAAAGCGTTGTTGCAGGAATGGTACCCCAATACTTCTATAGATTTTGACGAAAGTACCCGTTCGTTAAAGTTTAATAAGTTTGGTGGTAAAAAGTTTGTGTACCCGGCGGTAACCATGAACATGCTTCGCAGCTTTTTCCAAAGCGAATTAAAGCACCGTTTCCCGGATGCGCCCATTTTATACTGGACTTAAACAACAAAGGCAGGTAATACCTGCCTTTGTCCTGTAAACTAATTTATTTTAGGGTAATAGTGAGCGGTGTACTTAAAGTTTAAAGAAGCAACTTAGTTATTAGTCGCCGGTATTTGGGTAAATCTAGCTCTTTTTATTTAATTAATTTATTTTCGGAAGAACTTGATTTCTTTTTTAAGGCTATCAAAAGCCAAGTACTAGAAATAATAAAACCGGTGGTAGAAACCACTAATATTGCTAAGGGATTCATAGGTGCAAGAATTAAAAACAAGATTATGCAGGCTTATAAGTTACATAAATTATGAGTAGAGCTTGATTCTTTATTCATTTTTATTTTTTATTTCTGATTGCATCTATAACCAAACTAATCTTTCTAAAGTTTTATTTACTGCTGGCGATTAATAATTAAAAAAACAGCTTTAAAGGAATATTTTCATTGCTAGTAGGCACAACATAATAGTATAAAGTGTTGGGGTAATTTTTTGTTTGTTATCAATGTGCGTAGCCAAAAGTATTTTCGCAAAAAAGCCCCTGATCGGGGCCTTATTTAAATTAATTTTCTTAAAAACTGTAAAGCTTGTTCGGTAAGCTGGTTTATTGTTTCCGGATGGTGCAAATAGTGGTTTGCTTGTTCTTGGCTTAATGCATCGGCTAAAATATTCAAATTTTTAGCTAATGTTTCGTAATCTTCTTGCTGGGTGGTTGGGTAGTTGTTCAGTTCCATAAATAAAATTATTATGGCAGTTTGGTAACTAAAATCAGGCTAAAATTATCAATTGTATCACCTATTTAGATGATTAGGTTTTTGTAAAGGATAAAGCCTATTGATTTCTGGGAAAATTTAAAAATCTAGGTGTTAAAGGAACTATCTTAATTATTTTACTCGATTAATGAGAGATTAGCAGACCGGAAATGATTAGCTACATAAGCTCTATTTTATTAAAAATTATTATAATTAATTTTATTTTTTCAAGCTAAAATTAATAAAATAAACTTCCTGCTTTTACTCTTACAATAATATGTAAGTAGTTGATTAACAATGTTATTAGTATTTTTCTGGCTGAACCATACGCCCAGCCGGACTGTTATTAATACATATGCAGACATTTCAGCCATCTACTATTTTCTATACGCCCGACGCTTTGAATGAGCGGGGGCAGAAAGCTTTATTGTCCCATCCGGCAGCCCGGCACGAAGTTATTCAACAGCATAATCGCTTGCCTGCCCTCGAGAGTAATCACTTTCAGATTAAATCGGAAGTACTGGTTTTAGGAAGGTTGAAAACACTGGTTTGCCGGGAAAGTGGCCGCAGTTCTGATTTTATTTCTCCCAGCTTAGCCAACGGCTGTATGGGTGCGTGTGCGTATTGCTACGTCGACCGGAATAAAGCGGTTAATCCTATAACCTTGTTTACCAACACCGAAGAAATTCTGGCTGCTGTGGATAAGCACGTACAAAAGCAGGTTTGGCCAAAGATACCTAACCAAACTCATCCTTTATATTACACCTACGATATTGGTTGTAATTCGGATATTTCGGTGGATGCCGCTTTATCGGATAACGTGCAAGTAGCCGTTGATTTTTACCGGAAGCATCCGAAAGCTTTTGCCACTTTTGCCACTAAGTTTGTGAATCCGGAAATGCTTACCTACGATCCACAGGGTAAGGTGCGCATCCGGTTTAGTTTATTGCCCCACAAAGTAAGCAAGTTGGTAGATGTACGTACCGATTCGGTAGAAAAACGCATATCAGCCATTAATGATTTTTACCAGGCGGGTTAAGAGGTGCACGTTAATTTTTCGCCGGTTATTGTTTACGAGGGCTGGCAGCAAGATTACCGGGAATTATTTGAGGAACTAAATGCGGTGGTGCATCCCAAAGTAAAAGAACAGATGAGTTGCGAAGTTAATTTTTTAACGCATAACTTCTGGCAGCACGAAGCCAACCTGGCCATTAATCCAAAAGCAGAATCGTTGATTTGGACGCCGGAAACCCAGGAGACGAAACGCAGCCAGTTTGGCGGTATTAACGTGCGGTATCAGCACCAATTAAAGAATCAGCTAATTTCGGAGTTTAAGCAATTGCATCAGGAAATTATTCCGTGGTGCCCCATTCGGTATATTTTTTAAATTTACAGCAAAAAGGCCGGTTCGTTTACCGGCCTTTTTCTATTTTTTAAATTAACAAACCTATATCCGGCTGTAATCCGAATCTGATTCTTCGGGTTTGGTTTCTTTGCTGCCAAAAGGTTGGTCGTTGGCCCGGATACCGTTGGTTTGGCCATCCATTTCGTCGTAACTACCTTCAAACTCAAAACCGGGACCTTGCGCTATCGATTCTTTGCTTTCCGGATCGTTGGCTCCGTAACCGGTGGTTTCGTTGCCGCCAATGTGTAAATTACTTAAAGAATCTTTTTGGTCGTTGCGCTCGGTTTCGCCATTCGGACCTACGTTGCGGTAGGCACTTGGATCGGGCTGATTGCCGTTCGCTTGGTCCTGGTGATAATCCGAATTAACGGTTTTAGGTTTATTTGGGGTCGTTTGTTTATCTTCTTCTGCTAATGCCATCGTAGTAAGTGCTTAGTGAACTTACCTGTACGCAGTCCTAAGAGCCTAGGTTCTTCTGCAGCTTGATGTAACCTTAATTTAAAAGTAAAAATAACAGCCAATTACCGCATGGCTCCACTAAATCGATAGCTAGCCTGCTCGACATGCTTTTTAATTAACGAAAACTTTTCGGGATTTCTCACTTCCGGTACGCCGGTACCTTCTAAAACCGCTTTGATGTAGATGATTTCTTCTTTGGCCGATTTATCCGCTTTGTATTCCCGCGAAGGAGTAAAGGTGGTAAACACCCGGTCTTCAAATTTCTTTACTAAAATCTGCAACTTCTGCGTGACAATGTCTAACATCTGATCTTTAGATTCGGCATCTTTTAATTTTTCGATTACCTTAATAGTGATTTCTTCCATTTAGTAATTAATTAGGTTTATACTGGGTGCTACTTTCTATGTTTACCTATTTATTTCCTGAGTAAATCGGGTAAAATAGAGGATCGTATTTATTTTTGAATAATAAGTTTATGGCTTGTAGGTGGGAAAACAATTACCATTTTTAAATTCTTAACTGCCAGATTTCTTATCTTTTGCCTTCACCTTTAAAATAGATAAGAACATCTTTCGATATTGGCAGAAGGTCCTACTTGTATATGTTTTTGATTGTAGAAGGTTTCATATTGGAGTATATTTTTAAATTTATGTATGTTTATACAAATTTAAGCCTTAAATTTTAGGAGTGCAATCAGAATAAATTAAAAAATTTTGGTAAGCGCCTTTAAATTTAAACTAGTTAATTATAATTTGAGTATTTCATCACCTTAATTTACCTTCGTTTTAAAAGAAATTTTATCCAGCTGTTATGCATTTAACTCCTCGTGAAACCGAAAAACTGTTGTTGTATTTAGCTGGTGAATTGGCCGAAAAACGAAAAGCCCGGGGATTAAAGTTAAATTACCCCGAAGCCATTGCTTTAATCAGCAGCCAGGTGCAGGAAGCCGCCCGCGACGGAAGAACCGTAGCCGAATTAATGCATTTTGGCGCTACCATTCTCACCCGGCAAGATGTGATGGAAGGAATTCCGGAGATGATTGAAGAAATACAAGTAGAAGCCACCTTCCCGGACGGTACCAAACTCGTAACCGTTCATCATCCTATCCGATAACGTATAGCTGCATCATACATGATTCCAGGAGAATATTTCATACCTAAAGGTAATATTGAAGCAAATACCGGTCGCCGCACCCGTACCTTAGTTATAGTAAATACCGGAGATCGGCCCGTGCAAATAGGGTCGCATTTTCATTTTTTTGAAGTTAATCCACAATTAGCCTTTAACCGGGAGCAAGCTTTTGGGATGCGCCTGAACATTGCGGCCGGCACAGCCGTGCGCTTTGAACCCGGCGAAGAAAAAACAGTGGTGCTGGTAGAATTAGGCGGCCATAGAAAAGTTTTTGGCATGAACCTACTAGTAAATGGCGCTACCACGGACCCGGCGATCAAGCAGCAAAGCCTGACCAAAGCAGAACAGGCTCAGTTTAAAATGAAAGAATTATGAGCCTGAGAATAAACAAAATTAAGTACGCCAACATGTACGGCCCTACTACCGGCGATAAGGTACGACTGGGCGATACCGATATTCTGATCGAAATTGAAAAAGATTACGCGGTTTACGGCGAAGAAAGTAAGTTTGGAGGCGGCAAAACGGTGCGCGATGGCATGGCCCAATCCAGCACGGCTAAACGGGACGAAGGCGTATTAGATATGGCAATTACCAGCGTAATCGTGCTGGATTATTGGGGCATTGTAAAAGCGGATGTAGGCATAAAGGATGGTAAAATTGCCGGTATTGGCAAAGCGGGTAATCCGGATATTATGGATGGCGTACACCCCAACATGATTATAGGGGCCGCTACCGAAGTACACGGCGGGGCCGGTTTAATTTTAACTGCCGGAGGTATTGATTCGCACATACATTTTATTTGTCCGCAGCAAATAGAACACGCTTTGTATAGTGGTGTTACTACCATGATTGGGGGCGGCACGGGTCCGGCCGATGGTACCAATGCCACTACCGTAACGCCGGGTAAATGGTTTATGCAAAAAATGCTCGAAGCGGCCGAAGATTTCCCCATGAACTTAGGTTTTCTGGGAAAAGGAAACTGTGCCACCGAGGCTCCTCTGGAAGAA
Proteins encoded in this window:
- a CDS encoding (2Fe-2S)-binding protein, whose translation is MAQYKLQVNGRSYQADVEPDTPLLWVLRDHLGLVGTKYGCGIAQCGACTVHVNGEATRSCVYPVSALGKSKVVTIEGLSPKGDHPVQQAWNEVDVSQCGYCQAGQIMTAAALLKKNPKPTSAEIDAGMTGNICRCGTYHRIKEAVQLAATKTK
- a CDS encoding molybdopterin cofactor-binding domain-containing protein; this translates as MSTQVQNSRRNFLKISAAAGGGLFLGFNWFRTEAATTAVMDEAAIAAGNIEFNSYLKIATDGLITIYSPNPELGQNIKTSFPMIVAEELDADWAKVKVEQAKLDKKYERQLTGGSGAVPHSWQRLRKAGATARQMLMEAAAKRWNVPVTELSTDKGVVWHKTSNRKLTYGELATEASQIPVPAEVKLKDRKDFKLIGKPIKNVEHHSIVTGKPLFGLDFYREGMLFAMVQRPAFGMKLKAVDSAAAKAMPGIVDVVTFKNSVAVVGKSTWQVKKAREALKIEYEKEGNIESTADHDRIMQELLNKPEATERRKDGDVESAFKNAAKVIKSEYQCPFLSHSPMEPMNFFAHVRPDGVELVGPTQTPDLARNETAKLLNIPPEKVTVEITRLGGGFGRRLKADYVLEAVEVSNLVKAPVKVIWTREDDMTGGSYRPAVRYRFEAALDAQNNLIGYKLRGASINAGNSTREHNFPSGAVDNLLIDSVEHQSPITTGPWRAPITNFLAFAEQSFMDEVAQAAGKDPVQFRLDLLDKAKAKPVGEIKYDIDRMKGVIQLAAEKAQWGKKKGVFQGFSVYFSHASYVAQVGEVVVQKGKPVLKKIYAAADCGIVVNLSGARQQMMGGIVDGIGHAMYGNLTFKDGLPTQKNFDTYRLIRLKEIPEIDVNFVDNGIDPTGLGEPALPPTGGAVANALFKATGKRLKNQPFAEQQELKDVI
- a CDS encoding SPL family radical SAM protein encodes the protein MPEVQEEVNVKSVVRKSKLWMPKRVIITPAALQEPWGQQMYERVKSLGLPVEELKQNRLTGLRGEDERETYRKAKNTLAIVTAPASAFKLQPIPPSADYQFHLAEGCPAHCQYCYLAGSLQGPPVIRAFANLPAILENLKNYRKPGQVTTFEASCYTDPLGIEHVTGSLSETIRFFGEQENMHLRWVSKFDQVDGLLPLAHNGNTHPRLSLNTDFVAARMEGGTASVDARIAAIRKLAMPKVLGGGGYKVGIVLAPIMPLPDWQDQYTYLLDRLEQALNFSCEVTFELITHRFTPGSKALLQEWYPNTSIDFDESTRSLKFNKFGGKKFVYPAVTMNMLRSFFQSELKHRFPDAPILYWT
- the ureA gene encoding urease subunit gamma, yielding MHLTPRETEKLLLYLAGELAEKRKARGLKLNYPEAIALISSQVQEAARDGRTVAELMHFGATILTRQDVMEGIPEMIEEIQVEATFPDGTKLVTVHHPIR
- a CDS encoding urease subunit beta, yielding MIPGEYFIPKGNIEANTGRRTRTLVIVNTGDRPVQIGSHFHFFEVNPQLAFNREQAFGMRLNIAAGTAVRFEPGEEKTVVLVELGGHRKVFGMNLLVNGATTDPAIKQQSLTKAEQAQFKMKEL